The Trichoderma breve strain T069 chromosome 2, whole genome shotgun sequence DNA segment tgcaaagaGACGGTCCTGAACCGGCTGTCGATGAGGTGGAAGCAAAAGTAAGTCGACCTCCGAATATTAGAGATGGATAAGTAGGTCCCCAGCGAAAAGACGAATGCGCTGACGACGGTGTTGAACATGACGACGCGAGGCCCGCTGAACCAGTCCCAGATGTCGTCAAAGATGCTGCGCCAGGggtcgtcgtcttccaaaGCGGAGAGCGGGAGGCCCCATCTGCGGCGTGTAGAGAAGATTTCATATCCAATGAGAATAAGGATCAGAAATGACTGTTattgaaaagaaatatagagAGATTCTGTTAGCAAAAAAGATACCATCATGTTCGACTCTTGTTCTTATTATTCGCTTCAGTGACGTCATTCCTACCTCGAGCCCAGGAGAAGCacattgctgctgcttgttcACCAAGTGAAATACTTCCAATCGAAGGACAATGGTAAAGATCAGGACTGGAAGAGACCATCGCCGGGGCCGATTGGGGAGGTGGGCGCTGGATCCCTTGAGCAGCGCCTCGTCGGACGCAACACCGAGGATCGTCTCATCGCCGGTGGGAGCTGTACCCGAGACGAAGCGGCCGTCTGCTCCGGGAATGAATTTCGCTGCGGCGCTGAGGCCGTAGCATATGAGGCCTGATAAGAGCAAGACTAATAAGGATGAAAGGCGAGGTCGTTCTTGTAGAGTTTTAGCTTTTTTGTGTAGAGTTGGTTGAGTGGATAAGAGAAGTTGAAATTGAAGACGTACCGGTTAATGAGTGGCGCTCCAACGAATGAGAAATATATACAAATGACAAAACACTGCTACAAAGATTGTCAGCAAACTGAAGTCTCGCAATTGGATTGAAGGAAGAGGGCATCTGATCTATACCAAAGAGCGGATAATTGCACAGCGAGATATCGAGCCATGGCTCTTCAAAAGAGGCTTTCCCAGCCCGGCGGCTCAACCCGACGCGGGCCACGTTTTTTGCGTTGGTACCTTAGATGTTTCTAAGTAGCCTGAGCAGTGCAATTCGAGACTATCATTCTGCTGTAATCCAATGGCCTCGTGGCGACGAGAAATCTCAGGCAAAATTACCCCAAGTCTCGATATGATATCCAATATTAtacttgttcttttctgcAACGGCATTCCTCGTCCGGTCTTGGATCTCACCTTTTTTGGGTCTCGGTTTCAGGGGTTTCTCTCCGCTTACATAAGAAGCGGTTACCCTTTCCGCGCCGTCTCCGCCAAACCAACCGCAGCAACCTCGTACCTATGTACAGTAAGCTAAACTAAGCTGTGGCAGAATCCAAACCAGCCATGAATCCCGTATCAAGAACCTCATACATGTCCTCACCACCACAACCTCCGTAAAATAAAACCATGGCAGGATTCAGCGATGCGCCGTTCGCAGAGGCCCTCGCCGTCCCCGCCGTCTGCGTGCTGACCGCCTTCCTCAGCTACTTCTCGCAGTTCGTCTTCAGCGACGAGACGCTCGACCCGGGTCCCTTGACTCGCAACGAGAGCGTCGTCTTCAAcacgctgctgctgtgtctGTGGTTCAGCTACTTCCGTGCCGTTACTATCGATCCCGGCCGCTTTATTTTCGAGGAACAGGTGCTCGATGCGGATGGGCGGTGGTGTAAGAAGTGTCAGGCGCCGAAGCCTCCTAGGGCGCATCATTGTCGGCATTGTAGGCGATGTATTCCCAAGATGGACCACCACTGTCCCTGGACGGCCAACTGTGTGTCCATGACGACGTTTCCGCACTTTTTGCGGTTTCTCGTCTACGCGAACGTGTCGCTGTGGACGCTGGGGTACTTCTTCTGGCAGAGGTTCTACGCTCTCTGGGAGACGCGGCACATGCCCGCCCACCTAGGCCCTTCGCTCTTTGCGCTGATATCGTTGGCCATGACGTCCCTCGTCTGGGCCGTCACGTCGCTCGCCCTGGGTTTAATGTTGATCACCACGCTGCAGGGCTGGGTCCTCAACCGCACCACGATCGAGGACATGGAAGTCGACAAGCACGAGTCCAACATCCGCAGCGGCAACAAAGAATGGTGGGACATCACCGGCCCCGACGGCGAAAAACTACGTTTTGAACATATCGAGTTCCCCTACGAcgtcggcttcttcgccaacaTGGCCCAGGCCATGGGCTCCTCCAACCCGCTGCTCTGGCTATTTCCCCTCGCCGGCAACCCGCGCCTCAGCAAGACCGGCACGGGACCGGGCTGGACATGGGACGAGAACGGGTTCAACCGGAAATTTGGCATGTGGCCGCCCCCGGACCCCGAGAAGCTGCGGCGCGCGGGCAGGGAGGGGgggttggcgaggaggaatTTTGATACGGAGCTGCAGGATGCTGGGTTGAGTCCCGAGGAGCAGGTTGAGGCTTTCAGGAGGCGGCAGGAGGAAGACTTTAGGAGGAAGAATAAAATTATGGCTGAATTGGAAGAGGTGGATGACTACTATGGCTCAGATGGGGAGCGTGATAGTGACGAGGGAAGTTATAGGAACGGCTGGGTCAACGCAGACGGCGAGCGGCTTCGAGATTATggcgttgatgaagaggcagaacAATACGACGACGAGGTTCCCATTGCAGAATTACTACGACGCAGAAAGGGGGCAACATCATACAATGATGAGTAACGAACTACAAggataaaagaaaagaaagcgagcaagcaagcagcgagcaagcaagcagcgagcaagcaagcagcgagCAAACAAGGAATAAAAACAAGCGTATAAACATAAAGATAATATtgtaatataaataaaaaactgTATTTTTTCTAAGACAAGCATTTTAAAATATATGTAAAAATAGCATCCCAGGCCCCCAAGGCTCTCAATGGCCTCCCCTTAAAACACAACCACGCGCTTCCGAGATCTATACTCAAAGACCGTATGACACAATGGGTTGCCCAAATCTCTCGCACACATTGTGTATACAACAAGTCCcgccaaaaagaaaagtgttTTTTCCCAGTCATTGAGGCATGATATTGATGTATGaagcaagaaggaaaacaaatagaggaaaagagaacaagatAAAAATCGAGAATAAATCAAATACGAGCCCCAACTGAACTGTATAAAATGCCCTTCATGACAAGCAACATCGTGAAGCATATCTAAAAAATTTCGTGGCGTCGCTCACCAGTCGTCAGTCTCGTCGTCTCTCTTTTGGTTCATAGCGTTCTTGCGTGCCAGGAGAGCGTCTGCCAAGCTGCCTCCCAGGCTGGGCGTCGgtgtgctgctgcggctgtcgCCACCGGTGCCGTTGAGACTCATTCCAGAGTCTCTCTGTTGCAGGTCAGCGGGCTTGCGGCCACCTGCTGCAGGTCTTTTCGTCGGCGGTACGGGTTTCGCCTTGGCCGAAGGCGGTGCTGGAGGTTGTCGAGGGGCGGGAGCTGCCTGTTCTTCAACATATGCTGCCGGCACCCAGGCTTGTCCTTGAGCGTTCTTTGCTAGCCACCAGCCTATCATATGGCGTTAGATCATGTCATAAAGCTAAGGGGTCAAGTGGGTTGAATGATACATACCATTGTTCTCCTTCTGGATAATCTCGAGAATGTCACCTGCTTTGATGGAGAGTTCGTTCTCTTTCTGGCCGGCGAAATCATATAACACCTTGGCCATAATCTTTGGCTTGGCAGCAG contains these protein-coding regions:
- a CDS encoding DHHC palmitoyltransferase domain-containing protein, with protein sequence MAGFSDAPFAEALAVPAVCVLTAFLSYFSQFVFSDETLDPGPLTRNESVVFNTLLLCLWFSYFRAVTIDPGRFIFEEQVLDADGRWCKKCQAPKPPRAHHCRHCRRCIPKMDHHCPWTANCVSMTTFPHFLRFLVYANVSLWTLGYFFWQRFYALWETRHMPAHLGPSLFALISLAMTSLVWAVTSLALGLMLITTLQGWVLNRTTIEDMEVDKHESNIRSGNKEWWDITGPDGEKLRFEHIEFPYDVGFFANMAQAMGSSNPLLWLFPLAGNPRLSKTGTGPGWTWDENGFNRKFGMWPPPDPEKLRRAGREGGLARRNFDTELQDAGLSPEEQVEAFRRRQEEDFRRKNKIMAELEEVDDYYGSDGERDSDEGSYRNGWVNADGERLRDYGVDEEAEQYDDEVPIAELLRRRKGATSYNDE